Proteins encoded within one genomic window of Arcobacter sp. F2176:
- a CDS encoding AraC family transcriptional regulator → MEKINHTDLIEISKKINNPFSRETLLTNVKQDYGNGIFIWHDFGNGIASSSCNHILNNDYNIYLSSNIAGAVLIFNLSNNIKYLFKDNHEFILKKNSFFIGLSSDDFSVDMHLKKNKQCKAITIGIKEVLFLQLAQKLERLEERMNETKVHNHSIIEGGYIDSYQLEILSHFENETIDHNSLSNLHLESMALNLAHYTINKIIKNNFSNENIDIEKIKPLERAKEIITKYYNSPLSIKEIAYKSAINECYLKKDFKLYYGMTVYEMIQKQRLKIAKELLNKNYSVKEACFQVGYKHTGNFSKLFSMQYGISPSLYKKQQE, encoded by the coding sequence ATGGAAAAAATAAATCACACAGATTTAATAGAAATTAGCAAAAAAATTAATAATCCTTTTTCAAGAGAAACTTTATTAACAAATGTAAAACAAGATTATGGAAATGGCATTTTTATATGGCATGATTTTGGTAATGGAATAGCTAGTTCTTCATGTAATCATATTTTAAATAATGATTATAATATTTATCTTTCTTCAAATATAGCAGGTGCTGTACTAATCTTTAATTTATCAAATAATATTAAATATCTTTTTAAAGATAATCATGAATTTATATTAAAAAAGAATTCATTCTTTATTGGCCTTTCCTCAGATGATTTTTCCGTTGATATGCACTTAAAAAAGAATAAACAATGCAAAGCAATAACAATTGGAATAAAAGAAGTACTTTTTTTACAACTTGCACAAAAACTAGAAAGACTAGAAGAAAGAATGAATGAGACAAAAGTTCATAATCACTCCATCATTGAAGGTGGATATATTGATTCATACCAACTTGAAATATTGTCTCATTTTGAGAATGAAACAATTGATCACAATAGTCTTTCTAATCTTCATCTTGAATCTATGGCATTAAATTTAGCTCATTACACAATTAATAAAATAATCAAAAATAATTTTTCTAATGAAAATATAGATATTGAAAAAATCAAACCATTAGAAAGAGCAAAAGAGATAATTACTAAATATTATAACTCTCCATTAAGTATAAAAGAGATTGCATATAAATCTGCAATCAATGAATGTTATTTAAAAAAAGATTTTAAATTGTATTATGGAATGACAGTTTATGAAATGATTCAAAAACAAAGATTAAAAATAGCAAAAGAACTATTGAATAAAAATTACAGTGTAAAAGAAGCTTGTTTCCAAGTTGGATACAAACACACAGGCAATTTTAGTAAACTTTTCTCTATGCAATATGGTATCAGCCCTAGTTTATACAAAAAACAGCAAGAATAA
- a CDS encoding sensor histidine kinase produces the protein MPLARIIICIFIINIFAYANGKDSLITGAYFSTDKGNYKNYKQYDLKNDYFKKFDVKLEINKKALKDKTYYLFITTDVKSLISSNVAYNKSLDKIIVKLDKNTPSNIYFSYENKKQKLLNFKILVFSEFEYQYMLENKSILYGIAYGIIFSAFLYNLVIFLNTRKKAFFYYSLMQIFLLIILVDLVRFSTMTYRSSFEIMVLDILETLCLIVIILFSKEILNTKKNIPIMDKFLYGLIMINVLDLFCIPFIGYSILYEYISRTLIILFLMMAGIITLYKGEKVAIFYILGWSVLFISLAVSEYNLIDINELFIFHIGFPIESMILSFALGYKLKQSIHENKEKEQLLVHQSKLASMGEMINNIAHQWRQPLTHLSFINMDIQTAQDTKELDKKYLDEKINESYEQIEFMSQTIDNFKDFYQPVKNKELFFISEAVNKAINIIKPSLNNLNINLSFTIHQDSEVEAFENEYSQVVLNFISNAKEVLHLRKIKNPKIDIYLEFTNNKSILTVKDNAKGISEDIINKIFNPYFSTKNNSSGIGLYMSKIIVESHFEGTISAYNTKEGACFKVEV, from the coding sequence ATGCCATTAGCTAGAATTATTATTTGTATTTTCATAATAAATATTTTTGCTTATGCTAATGGAAAAGATAGTTTAATAACTGGGGCTTACTTTTCAACAGATAAAGGAAACTATAAAAATTATAAACAATATGATTTAAAAAATGACTATTTTAAAAAATTCGATGTAAAACTAGAAATAAATAAAAAAGCGTTAAAAGATAAAACATACTATTTATTTATAACTACTGATGTAAAAAGTTTAATTAGTTCAAATGTAGCTTATAATAAAAGCTTAGATAAGATAATAGTAAAACTTGATAAAAATACTCCTTCTAATATATATTTTTCATATGAAAATAAAAAACAAAAACTATTAAATTTTAAGATATTGGTATTTAGTGAATTTGAATATCAATATATGTTAGAAAATAAAAGCATATTATATGGAATAGCATATGGAATAATCTTTTCAGCCTTTTTATATAATCTTGTGATATTTTTAAATACCAGAAAAAAAGCCTTCTTTTACTACTCTTTAATGCAGATTTTTTTGTTAATTATTTTAGTTGACCTTGTTAGGTTTTCTACTATGACATATAGAAGCTCTTTTGAAATTATGGTCCTTGATATACTTGAAACTTTGTGCCTTATTGTGATTATTTTATTTTCTAAAGAGATATTAAATACAAAAAAAAATATACCTATTATGGATAAGTTTTTGTATGGATTGATTATGATAAATGTGTTAGATTTATTTTGTATACCTTTTATAGGATATTCAATTTTGTATGAATATATATCTAGAACATTAATTATCTTATTTTTAATGATGGCTGGAATTATCACTTTATACAAAGGAGAAAAAGTAGCAATCTTCTATATTTTGGGTTGGAGTGTTCTTTTTATAAGTTTAGCAGTTAGTGAATATAATTTAATAGATATAAATGAACTCTTTATTTTTCATATTGGATTTCCTATTGAATCTATGATTTTAAGTTTTGCCCTTGGTTATAAATTAAAACAAAGTATTCATGAAAATAAAGAAAAAGAGCAACTTTTAGTACACCAAAGTAAATTGGCTTCTATGGGTGAAATGATTAATAATATCGCCCATCAATGGCGACAACCCTTAACTCACCTATCATTTATAAATATGGATATACAAACGGCTCAAGATACTAAAGAATTAGATAAAAAATACTTAGATGAAAAAATAAATGAATCCTATGAGCAAATTGAATTTATGTCTCAGACTATTGATAACTTTAAAGATTTTTATCAACCAGTTAAAAATAAAGAACTGTTTTTTATAAGTGAAGCTGTTAATAAAGCAATTAATATAATCAAACCCTCTTTAAATAATTTGAATATAAATCTAAGCTTTACAATTCATCAAGATAGTGAAGTAGAAGCATTTGAAAATGAATATTCTCAAGTAGTATTAAATTTTATTAGTAATGCTAAAGAGGTATTACATTTAAGAAAAATTAAAAACCCTAAAATAGATATTTATTTAGAATTTACAAATAATAAAAGCATTTTAACAGTTAAAGATAATGCAAAAGGAATTTCTGAAGATATTATAAACAAGATTTTTAATCCTTATTTTAGTACGAAAAATAATAGTAGTGGAATAGGGCTTTATATGTCAAAAATAATTGTAGAATCACACTTTGAAGGTACAATTAGTGCTTATAATACCAAAGAAGGAGCTTGTTTTAAAGTTGAAGTATAA
- a CDS encoding TonB-dependent siderophore receptor — MKKKFLKRNLSIGLSSLLLTSELLLAQESTKLDEVNIIENSISNYQSEEKVKLNRTGIDIEDTAKSIQVFNQTLIQDASLRNIDDIIELSSNTVYTGDTDGKSTNISMRGFSGVPILIDGLKVTNKISNPEVFALEAVEIQKGPDSLQYGQSSPGGIVNLVKKKPSKETIANIELQMNNNPSFNPKVDIGGSLNEEKSLYFRLISTYEYDEGYTNSNTNTNKIFIAPSLAYDINDNNTFTFLSEYTKETTPTRFGSNVNSKGELVAPIENVASHPDEEYKRTQKVIGFNLDTIYDTWNSNFKYKYITHVRDYGNVYLPLSYNESTNTVTRYPADQRSEFKEHALQYTLNKEFKIFDVKNNISIGADYNKAYSEGTSHIAMQAYNINLANPVYEKHINSVDSYPITRDMSGEDSYVKSWGTFLQDSINITDDLIFSAGVRYSESKPKNGKKTDAISPSFGIVYHVTDKTSLYTNYSESFTPNSATDKSGNVLDPETGKGYEIGIKQKLFDDRLNLTAAIFKIEKENIALADPDAPSLSGWSVPSGKQESKGFELDLAGDITSNWSMIASYGYTKTKNKNNDDKNLRNIPKHTANIFTTYKLSTFDLPDFYVGAGARYLGSKYADDANSIKLDSAIIYNATIGYKKGNWKANISVQNLTDEEYVDGSASGKTSDTRVYVGDPRTVLATISYRF, encoded by the coding sequence ATGAAAAAAAAATTTCTTAAAAGAAATTTATCAATAGGCCTTTCTTCTCTTTTATTAACAAGTGAGCTACTTCTTGCCCAAGAAAGTACAAAATTAGATGAAGTTAATATTATAGAGAATAGCATTTCAAATTATCAAAGTGAAGAAAAAGTAAAATTAAATCGTACAGGTATAGATATAGAAGATACAGCTAAATCAATTCAAGTATTTAATCAAACTCTTATTCAAGATGCAAGTCTTAGAAATATTGATGATATTATAGAGTTATCATCAAATACTGTTTACACTGGTGATACAGATGGAAAATCAACTAATATATCTATGAGAGGATTTTCAGGAGTTCCTATTTTAATTGATGGATTAAAAGTTACAAATAAAATCTCAAATCCAGAAGTTTTTGCTTTAGAAGCAGTTGAGATACAAAAAGGTCCAGATTCATTACAATATGGACAATCAAGTCCTGGTGGAATAGTAAACTTAGTTAAAAAGAAACCTTCAAAAGAGACTATTGCAAATATTGAATTACAGATGAATAATAATCCTTCTTTTAATCCTAAAGTTGATATTGGAGGTAGTTTAAATGAAGAGAAATCATTATATTTTAGACTTATTTCTACTTACGAATATGATGAGGGATACACAAATAGTAATACAAACACAAATAAAATATTTATTGCCCCTAGTTTAGCTTATGATATAAATGATAACAACACTTTTACTTTTCTTAGTGAATATACTAAAGAAACAACTCCTACAAGATTTGGAAGTAATGTTAATAGCAAGGGAGAGCTTGTAGCACCTATAGAAAATGTTGCTTCTCATCCTGATGAAGAGTATAAAAGAACACAAAAAGTTATTGGATTTAATCTTGATACTATTTATGATACTTGGAACTCTAACTTTAAATATAAATATATCACACATGTAAGAGATTATGGAAATGTTTATTTACCACTTTCTTATAATGAATCAACAAACACAGTCACAAGATACCCTGCTGATCAAAGAAGTGAATTTAAAGAACATGCTTTACAATATACACTTAACAAAGAATTTAAAATATTTGATGTGAAGAATAACATTAGCATTGGAGCTGATTACAATAAGGCTTATTCAGAAGGAACTTCACATATTGCAATGCAGGCATATAATATAAATCTTGCAAATCCAGTTTATGAGAAACATATAAATTCTGTAGATTCATATCCTATCACACGGGATATGTCAGGAGAAGATTCATATGTAAAATCATGGGGAACATTTCTACAAGATAGTATAAATATTACAGATGATTTAATATTTAGTGCAGGAGTAAGATATAGTGAATCTAAACCAAAAAATGGTAAAAAAACTGATGCAATTAGCCCTTCATTTGGAATAGTTTATCATGTCACTGATAAAACAAGCCTATATACAAATTACTCTGAATCTTTCACACCAAATAGTGCTACAGATAAAAGTGGAAATGTTTTAGACCCAGAAACGGGAAAAGGATATGAAATTGGAATCAAACAAAAACTATTTGATGATAGATTAAATTTAACAGCTGCAATATTTAAAATAGAAAAAGAAAATATTGCATTGGCAGATCCTGATGCTCCATCTTTAAGTGGTTGGTCAGTTCCAAGTGGTAAACAAGAAAGTAAAGGATTTGAATTAGATTTAGCAGGTGATATTACATCAAACTGGTCTATGATTGCTTCGTATGGATATACTAAAACAAAAAATAAAAATAATGATGATAAAAACTTAAGAAATATTCCAAAACATACAGCAAATATTTTCACAACATATAAATTATCTACTTTTGATTTACCAGATTTTTATGTTGGTGCGGGAGCTAGATATTTAGGAAGTAAATATGCAGATGATGCAAATAGTATAAAACTAGATTCTGCAATTATTTATAATGCAACAATTGGTTATAAAAAAGGAAATTGGAAAGCAAATATTAGTGTTCAAAATCTAACAGATGAAGAGTATGTTGATGGATCAGCTTCAGGTAAGACAAGTGATACCAGAGTATATGTAGGAGATCCAAGAACTGTTCTTGCAACAATCAGTTACAGATTTTAA
- a CDS encoding response regulator transcription factor, giving the protein MAMNEFKNLKLLYVEDENNIRKVAMSYFSRLFDTVYEAKDALDAFDIFKDIKPHIIVTDIKMTKMSGIDLVRKVRELDKRCQIVILTAYTDTNFLLEAVELNLVKYLIKPIRHDKMHSVLKQCAVNIKENRLNLIHISQNCIYDIFNKTLIFDKQIVKLSKTELEFLELLCMNLTRVVTYEEIENIIWYDSYMSEDALRSMVRKLRKKLPEDCIENIAKMGYKLQCH; this is encoded by the coding sequence ATGGCAATGAACGAATTTAAGAACTTAAAATTATTATATGTTGAAGATGAAAATAACATACGCAAAGTTGCTATGTCTTATTTTAGTCGTTTATTTGATACGGTGTATGAAGCAAAAGATGCTTTAGATGCATTTGATATCTTTAAAGATATTAAACCCCATATTATAGTCACTGATATAAAAATGACAAAAATGTCAGGTATAGACTTAGTTAGAAAGGTTAGAGAACTAGATAAAAGATGTCAAATAGTAATTCTAACTGCATATACAGATACGAATTTTCTACTTGAAGCTGTAGAATTGAATCTGGTAAAATATTTAATCAAACCAATACGACATGATAAGATGCACTCTGTTTTAAAACAATGTGCTGTAAATATCAAAGAAAATAGGCTAAATCTTATTCATATTAGTCAAAATTGCATTTATGATATTTTTAATAAAACACTCATTTTTGATAAACAAATAGTAAAGTTATCCAAAACAGAATTAGAGTTTTTAGAATTATTATGTATGAATCTAACTCGTGTAGTAACATATGAAGAAATAGAGAATATAATTTGGTATGACTCATATATGAGTGAAGATGCACTTCGTTCAATGGTTCGAAAACTAAGAAAAAAGTTACCAGAAGATTGTATAGAAAATATAGCAAAAATGGGTTATAAACTTCAATGCCATTAG
- a CDS encoding AraC family transcriptional regulator: protein MNDTLKVNYTDLIDIIKKTQNPFSRITYIAKIKKEYGEGFTIFYDMGNGIGLFVRKFIPKKDLILYEESQVPGACLIFNFGNNINFTYKDKKEYVLRSNHFFIELASNKFYCEIPLKKDEPFICIFVGIKNDLFLKMAYPIANIERYMKLAFQQSYYILKDLQIDALQLELSNDFRDENSFEDILKSIYLESKITNLLHYTVEKVSKSLSNSYSISHKKDRISSLERAKEIIMNNYNSKLSIKTIAYKSAINECYLKKDFKEYYGMTILEMIQKRRLEVAKKLLKENHSIKEVAVKIGYNNASYFSKLFFDHFNITPNDYRKELNNF, encoded by the coding sequence ATGAATGACACACTTAAAGTAAATTATACAGATTTAATTGATATTATTAAAAAAACACAAAACCCTTTTTCTAGAATAACTTATATTGCTAAAATAAAAAAAGAGTATGGAGAAGGTTTTACTATTTTTTATGATATGGGAAATGGTATTGGTCTTTTTGTTAGAAAATTCATTCCAAAAAAAGACTTAATATTATACGAAGAATCTCAAGTTCCTGGTGCATGTTTGATTTTTAACTTTGGTAATAATATCAATTTTACATATAAAGACAAAAAAGAATATGTTTTAAGAAGTAATCATTTTTTTATTGAATTAGCATCCAATAAATTTTATTGTGAAATTCCATTAAAAAAAGATGAACCTTTTATCTGTATTTTTGTAGGTATAAAAAATGATCTATTTTTGAAAATGGCATATCCAATTGCAAATATTGAAAGATATATGAAACTGGCATTTCAACAAAGTTACTATATTTTAAAAGATTTACAAATTGATGCATTGCAATTAGAGTTATCAAATGATTTTAGAGATGAAAATTCTTTTGAAGATATTTTAAAAAGCATTTATCTAGAATCAAAAATTACAAACTTACTTCACTACACTGTTGAAAAGGTTTCCAAATCTTTGAGTAATTCCTATTCTATAAGTCATAAAAAAGATAGAATTTCATCTTTAGAAAGAGCAAAAGAGATTATTATGAATAACTACAATTCAAAATTATCTATAAAAACTATAGCCTATAAATCTGCAATAAATGAATGTTATTTAAAAAAAGACTTTAAAGAGTATTATGGCATGACTATTTTAGAAATGATTCAAAAAAGACGATTAGAAGTAGCAAAAAAACTATTAAAAGAAAATCATAGCATTAAAGAAGTTGCAGTAAAAATAGGATATAACAATGCTAGCTATTTTAGCAAATTATTCTTTGATCATTTTAATATAACTCCAAATGATTATAGAAAAGAACTCAATAACTTTTAA